A DNA window from Mytilus edulis chromosome 14, xbMytEdul2.2, whole genome shotgun sequence contains the following coding sequences:
- the LOC139502766 gene encoding leucine-rich repeat and death domain-containing protein 1-like, giving the protein MTEINGETEPYTEMEVMIETDNNILEIVPKNTGFTAIVDEGETNDRNQVNVKEHLHVQGKYMTLDLSCKGIPKVPLETFEYENLTTLYLQDNNLCGIPDDLISLKNLETLVLAKNKIKVLSRTVYLLDKLIQLDISDNDIEEILPDVSGLESLREFRVNGNRLEEIPSQIGYLRKLRILTLNDNRLKDLPKSISNLENLKILSLDGNSLEFLSPEICRIDGLKQLTLSGNQITNLPRDTENFLALEKLILDDNDFEFIPIQVLWLENLAELALSGNRLKEIQPEIGQLKNLTILGLNSNDLEEIPEELFQLQRLEVIGLENNKITVIPDTIAKLYDLRELYLGDNCIKEVPENLCWCSQLEVLSLLKNDLSSFPIEIENLRKLHTLVLSNNHFKTLPDAIGSLVHLEILSADGNELETLADDFKGLIRLRQLNLNNNKFSIFPKVVCELKLLEVLDISNNSIEFLPPVISQLDRLVVLKINQNNIKSFDTDLCALKELQVLDMSTNRLQEVPETVAEMENLNDLDLSNNQFLEFPKTVFSIPNLERLKFDQENGNQLPLIPDEIEFSSISYLILSKNSLRTLPNTISGMRNIKSIIADNNDIHTLPKSICDIPQLQVLHLNDNCLTSLPENFDNLSKLKDLRIHNNPLKTPPMDVCVSGVMQPIGRFIRRALEREELLLMKMINVIKTNLNKNELRYLMKKFRFPEEKMAELEQTYYGKDKLQDRVYHAMLFWKEFKGPLANIEELIRVFHVIGYDDLCLKLRAMKIYAQRLRL; this is encoded by the exons ATGACAG AAATTAATGGCGAGACAGAGCCTTACACTGAAATGGAAGTTATGATCGAAACCGACAATAACATTTTAGAAATAGTTCCAAAAAATACGGGATTTACAGCTATTGTAGACGAAGGAGAAACAAACGACAGAAACCAGGTGAACGTGAAAGAACACTTGCACGTGCAAGGCAAATACATGACTTTAGACTTGTCATGTAAGGGAATCCCGAAAGTGCCATTGGAAACATTTGAATATGAAAATCTCACAACGCTCTATTTGCAAGACAATAATCTGTGTGGAATTCCAGACGACCTGATTTCATTAAAGAATTTAGAAACTCTCGTTCttgctaaaaataaaatcaaagttctAAGCAGAACTGTTTATTTGCTGGATAAACTTATACAACTGGATATATCTGATAATGACATAGAAGAAATTCTACCAGATGTGTCTGGCCTTGAGAGTTTACGGGAGTTCAGGGTCAATGGGAATCGATTGGAGGAAATCCCCTCACAGATTGGTTACTTACGAAAGTTGCGAATTCTTACGCTTAACGACAATAGGCTAAAAGATTTGCCAAAGTCCATCTCAAACTTggaaaatttgaagattttgtctTTGGATGGAAACAGCCTTGAATTTTTGAGCCCTGAGATATGCAGAATTGACGGATTAAAACAACTGACTCTCTCAGGGAACCAAATTACAAATTTGCCACGTGACACGGAAAATTTTCTAGCTTTAGAAAAACTTATCCTTGACGACAACGATTTTGAATTTATCCCTATTCAAGTTTTGTGGTTGGAAAATCTTGCTGAGCTGGCACTCTCTGGAAATCGTCTTAAAGAAATTCAACCAGAAATAGGTCAATTAAAAAATCTAACTATTTTAGGTTTAAATAGCAATGACCTTGAAGAAATACCAGAGGAATTATTTCAATTGCAACGACTAGAGGTCATTgggctagaaaacaacaaaatcactGTTATTCCTGACACTATTGCAAAACTCTATGACCTACGAGAGCTCTATTTAGGAGACAATTGCATCAAAGAAGTTCCAGAAAACTTATGCTGGTGTTCACAGCTGGAAGTTTTGAGCTTGCTGAAAAACGACCTATCATCATTCCCCATCGAAATCGAGAATCTTCGAAAACTGCATACCCTTGTGCTTTCAAATAATCATTTCAAGACATTACCGGACGCCATTGGTTCTCTGGTTCATCTTGAAATCTTATCAGCAGACGGCAATGAGCTCGAGACTCTAGCAGACGACTTCAAAGGCCTTATTCGACTCCGTCAGTTGAACTTGAACAATAACAAGTTTTCGATATTTCCCAAGGTCGTCTGCGAGCTCAAGCTTCTGGAGGTATTAGATATAAGTAATAATTCGATTGAATTTCTCCCACCCGTTATTTCTCAACTTGATAGACttgttgttttgaaaataaaccaaaacaatATCAAATCATTTGATACTGATCTCTGTGCATTGAAAGAATTACAGGTTTTAGACATGTCAACGAATCGTCTGCAGGAAGTTCCAGAAACAGTGGCTGAAATGGAGAACCTCAACGACCTTGACCTTTCTAATAACCAGTTTTTAGAATTTCCAAAAACTGTTTTCTCCATACCAAATCTAGAAAGGTTAAAATTTGACCAAGAAAACGGAAATCAGCTTCCACTTATTCCAGACGAGATAGAGTTTTCAAGTATCTCTTATCTAATTCTTTCAAAGAACTCGCTACGAACTCTTCCCAATACCATAAGTGGCATGCGCAACATCAAATCGATTATTGCAGACAACAATGACATTCACACATTGCCAAAGTCCATCTGCGATATTCCACAGTTacaggttttgcatttgaatGACAACTGTTTGACATCTCTCCCAGAAAACTTTGACAACTTATCAAAGCTGAAAGACCTTCGTATCCATAACAACCCATTGAAAACTCCACCAATGGACGTCTGTGTTAGTGGTGTAATGCAGCCGATTGGTCGTTTCATCAGAAGGGCACTAGAACGAGAAG AACTGCTTTTAATGAAGATGATCAATGTTATCAAGACTAATTTGAACAAGAACGAGTTAAGGTACCTGATGAAGAAGTTCCGGTTCCCAGAAGAAAAAATGGCGGAACTTGAGCAGACGTATTACGGGAAGGACAAGTTGCAAGATAGGGTGTACCATGCCATGCTATTCTGGAAAGAATTTAAAGGACCTCTAGCAAATATTGAAGAACTAATTCGAGTTTTTCATGTCATTGGTTACGATGACCTCTGTCTAAAATTACGTGCAATGAAGATATATGCACAGAGGTTGAGACTTTGA